A segment of the Lentimicrobiaceae bacterium genome:
TCTGGTGAGCAATCCTAATGATCTGTTCAATACATATTCATTTTTCGATTTTGACTACCCTGAAAGGCCGGGCGCTGATGCATTAAGAATACAATATTACAGGAGCACGATGTCGCATGTTGAAATGGCTTTTGCGCCTGCTGATCATATCAAAGATGCAGTAGGAGCTTTCTTATATGCCATCAATCGAAATGGATTTGATATTCAGTTTATTACAGGTTATTATCACAACCGCCTGTCCTTGGGAATGGGTTGGGCAGGTAATATTCTGAATGCTGGCTTTAAAGGTGAAATCGGGACATTTACCGATATTGAAAAAACGGGCCGTAAGACGAATGTTATAGTATCTCTGTCGGGTGATTATATGTTTGAGGTTGGATTGTACATGGTAGTTGAAGCTTTGTATAATGGCGGATTTGAATCCGGGGAATATGCTGCTATAGACCTCTATCGTCCTTTATCTGCCGATAATATCATGTTTTCGGAATATGCATTAACCACCTCTGTTTCTTATCCGTTTTCACCTTTATTGAATGGAACACTCTCTGTCATGAGCCTGCCTGATATTCATGCATTCTTTATCTCTCCTTCTATAACATGGTCGCTTTTACCTGATGTGGATGCAGTACTTACATCACAAATATTTTCCATTGGGGGCAGGTCTGGCGAATCAGTTACAGCAAATGCTTTGATTGGTAGTTTGCAATGGTCATTTTAATGTAAATCAATTAAATGAGATGGAATGATGATTGTAAAATTCATACCTGAAGGTGCAGGATTATGATTCCCACAAAGTGATTTAACGTTTGGATAATCATACAATAATCATTCTATCAAAGGACTGTTTAGCCTTGAGGAATGCGTTTTGCTGAAAATGCCGCGGGATGAAGAATCTAAAAAGAGAGATTACAAGTCTGATGCCATAAAGGTTTTATTAAAATGATTATCTTTGCAAAAAAAAATACAGGAACAGCCATTCTAACAGGAAAATTATAAAACTCTGATTAGCTGGTATTAAAGTCATTTTCTTTTCGCTGCAGAAAAAAAGCAATAAAATTTTTGCAAAAGGTTGTGCAAATTAAAATATTGTTCTATTTTTGCAGCCCGTTACAAAAGCTATTAAAATTTTTTTCACATGTACTTAACTCCAGAAGTAAAAACCAATATCTTTAGTGCACATGGCAAAAGTGCCAGTGATACCGGCTCAGCAGAAGGTCAGATTGCACTGTTCACCCACAGGATTCAGCATCTTACGGGCCACCTTAAGATCAACAGGAATGATCTCGTTACCGAGCGTTCACTTGTAAGATTGGTAGGAAAACGCAGAAGGTTGTTGGATTATCTGAAGGAAAAAGACATCGAACGTTACAGAGAAATCATCAAGAAATTGAATATCAGGAAATAAGTTCTGGTATCATCCGATACTTTAAAAGAGGCAATTTTGTAATTGCCTCTTTTTGTTTCCTTATGGGTTAATTTTTTTTGTGTTTACCAACCCTATTCAATTTTAGCGTAATTTTGTGCCCGTTTAGGCGGATGTTCCGCTGTGGGTACAACCACCATTTTTTCAATATATTAGATATGCAAGGAATCGTAAAAACCTTTGACATTGGAGACGGAAGGACCGTTTCTATCGAAACCGGCCGTTTGGCCAAGCAGGCGGATGGTTCCGTCGTCGTCAGAATGGGCGACACCATGCTTCTGGCAACTGTAGTATCACGCAAAGAAGCAGCCGAGAATGTTGATTTTATGCCACTTTCGGTTGAATACCGTGAGAAATATGCCTCATCAGGCCGCTTCCCCGGCGGTTTCTTTAAAAGGGAGGCCCGCCCTTCAGATTACGAAGTACTGATTGCGCGCCTTGTCGACAGAGCTTTACGTCCTCTTTTCCCGGATAATTTTCATGCAGAAACTCAGGTTATTATTACCCTGATTTCTGCCGATAATGATATTTTACCTGATGCACTGGCTTGTTTGGCAGCATCGTCAGCAATTGCGGTGTCTGACATTCCTTTCCATGGCCCGATCTCTGAAGTACGGGTAGCCCGCATCAATGGTGCTTTTGTGGTAAATCCGCCTATCAGCGCCCTGGCTTCTGCCGATATTGATATTATGGTAGCAGCTTCAATGGACAATATTATGATGGTGGAAGGCGAAATGAAAGAAGTTTCAGAAGCTGATATGATTGACGCGCTGAAATTTGCTCACGAAGCCATTAAACTGCAGTGTCAGGCCCAAATTGAACTGGCTGCAATGGTGGCCAAGGCTAACCCCAAACGTGAATATAACCACGAAACTAATGATGAAGAGTTGCGCGAGAAGGTGAAAGCTGCTACTTATAGCAAGGTTTATGAAATTGCCAGCAACCCTACTTCAAAACATGAACGCTCTGAAGCTTTTGCAGCTGTAAAAGAAGAGTTTATTGCTTCATTGCCTGCAGAAGAAGCTGCAGAAAAGGCTTATATGATCAGTCGCTACTATCATGATGTTGAAAAAGAGGCTGTAAGGAACGTTATTCTTGACAAGCG
Coding sequences within it:
- the rpsO gene encoding 30S ribosomal protein S15 yields the protein MYLTPEVKTNIFSAHGKSASDTGSAEGQIALFTHRIQHLTGHLKINRNDLVTERSLVRLVGKRRRLLDYLKEKDIERYREIIKKLNIRK